The Oryzias melastigma strain HK-1 linkage group LG6, ASM292280v2, whole genome shotgun sequence genome includes a window with the following:
- the nudt7 gene encoding peroxisomal coenzyme A diphosphatase NUDT7 — protein MQLREKTIATLKQFDIGGKFSNLPVLPKASVLIPLFVRDNELHTLMTLRSEELRTSAGEVCFPGGKRDPGDRSDVDTALREAEEEIGLLPNDVVVVCTLFPIINKSGLLVTPIVGFIDETFSPTPNPAEVSAVFSVPLGFFIRQEDHSVAHSAPGIMGPLHSFNFLDPASGCYYHIWGLTAMLAILVATLALKKKPEFDVGFDSEDPLSFFQHLLHLKLSKL, from the exons ATGCAACTGAGAGAGAAGACGATTGCCACTTTGAAGCAGTTTGACATCGGAGGGAAGTTCTCTAACCTGCCGGTGTTGCCTAAAGCCTCCGTTCTCATTCCTTTATTTGTGAGAGACAATGAGCTGCACACCCTGATGACCCTCCGTTCAGAAGAG CTGAGGACCAGTGCTGGGGAGGTGTGCTTCCCGGGTGGGAAGAGAGACCCCGGTGACCGCAGTGATGTGGACACCGCCCTGagagaagcagaggaggagatAGGGCTGCTTCCCAATGATGTTGTGGTGGTCTGCACGTTGTTTCCAATCATCAACAAG AGTGGTCTGTTGGTGACCCCCATTGTTGGCTTCATAGATGAGACTTTTAGCCCCACCCCAAACCCAGCAGAGGTCAGTGCCGTGTTCTCCGTCCCGCTGGGCTTCTTCATCCGACAGGAGGACCACTCTGTGGCTCACAGTGCGCCTGGGATAATGGGCCCTTTGcattcctttaattttttggaCCCTGCTTCCGGATGCTACTATCACATATGGGGACTGACAGCCATGCTGGCGATTTTAGTTGCCACCCTTGCACTTAAAAAGAAACCAGAGTTTGACGTTGGGTTTGACTCGGAGGATCCACTCTCTTTCTTCCAGCATCTTCTGCATCTGAAACTCAGTAAACTTTAA
- the hprt1l gene encoding hypoxanthine phosphoribosyltransferase 1, like isoform X1: protein MASYLQIADDEKGHELDLFCIPRHYENDLDKVIIPHGLIMDRTERLARDIIQDMGGHHIVALCVLKGGYKFFADLLDYIKALNQNSDKSVPLTVDFIRVKSYCNDKSTNSVKVIGGDELSNLRGKNVLIVEDIVETGRTMQTLLSLLSECHPKMVKVVSLLVKRTPRSSGYRPDYIGFEVPDAFLVGYALDYNEYFRDLSHICILNDRAKEKYKV from the exons ATGGCTTCCTATCTGCAG ATAGCTGACGATGAGAAGGGACACGAGCTGGATCTTTTCTGCATCCCCAGACATTATGAAAACGACTTGGACAAGGTGATCATCCCTCATGGGCTCATCATGGACAG GACAGAGCGTTTGGCCCGGGACATCATCCAAGACATGGGGGGCCACCACATCGTGGCTCTGTGTGTGCTGAAAGGGGGCTACAAGTTCTTCGCTGACCTTCTGGACTACATCAAAGCGCTCAATCAGAACAGTGATAAATCAGTCCCACTAACGGTGGATTTCATTAGAGTGAAGAGCTACTGC AATGATAAGTCGACCAACAGTGTCAAAGTCATAGGAGGGGATGAGCTGTCTAACCTCCGGGGCAAG aatGTTTTGATTGTAGAG GATATCGTGGAGACGGGGAGGACGATGCAGACGCTGCTGTCCCTTCTGAGTGAATGTCACCCCAAAATGGTCAAAGTTGTGAG ccttCTGGTGAAGAGGACCCCGAGGAGCTCGGGTTATAGACCAGACT ACATCGGCTTTGAGGTTCCAGATGCCTTTCTGGTGGGTTACGCCTTGGACTATAACGAATACTTCAGAGATCTCAGT CACATCTGTATATTGAATGATCGAGCCAAGGAAAAGTACAAAGTGTGA
- the hprt1l gene encoding hypoxanthine phosphoribosyltransferase 1, like isoform X2: MASYLQIADDEKGHELDLFCIPRHYENDLDKVIIPHGLIMDRTERLARDIIQDMGGHHIVALCVLKGGYKFFADLLDYIKALNQNSDKSVPLTVDFIRVKSYCNDKSTNSVKVIGGDELSNLRGKDIVETGRTMQTLLSLLSECHPKMVKVVSLLVKRTPRSSGYRPDYIGFEVPDAFLVGYALDYNEYFRDLSHICILNDRAKEKYKV, translated from the exons ATGGCTTCCTATCTGCAG ATAGCTGACGATGAGAAGGGACACGAGCTGGATCTTTTCTGCATCCCCAGACATTATGAAAACGACTTGGACAAGGTGATCATCCCTCATGGGCTCATCATGGACAG GACAGAGCGTTTGGCCCGGGACATCATCCAAGACATGGGGGGCCACCACATCGTGGCTCTGTGTGTGCTGAAAGGGGGCTACAAGTTCTTCGCTGACCTTCTGGACTACATCAAAGCGCTCAATCAGAACAGTGATAAATCAGTCCCACTAACGGTGGATTTCATTAGAGTGAAGAGCTACTGC AATGATAAGTCGACCAACAGTGTCAAAGTCATAGGAGGGGATGAGCTGTCTAACCTCCGGGGCAAG GATATCGTGGAGACGGGGAGGACGATGCAGACGCTGCTGTCCCTTCTGAGTGAATGTCACCCCAAAATGGTCAAAGTTGTGAG ccttCTGGTGAAGAGGACCCCGAGGAGCTCGGGTTATAGACCAGACT ACATCGGCTTTGAGGTTCCAGATGCCTTTCTGGTGGGTTACGCCTTGGACTATAACGAATACTTCAGAGATCTCAGT CACATCTGTATATTGAATGATCGAGCCAAGGAAAAGTACAAAGTGTGA
- the psmd7 gene encoding 26S proteasome non-ATPase regulatory subunit 7 → MPELAVENVVVHPLVLLSVVDHFNRIGKVGNQKRVVGVLLGSWQKKVLDVSNSFAVPFDEDDKDDSVWFLDHDYLENMYGMFKKVNARERIVGWYHTGPKLHKNDIAINELIKRYCNNSVLVIIDVKPKDLGLPTEAYISVEEIHDDGTPTSKTFEHVTSEIGAEEAEEVGVEHLLRDIKDTTVGTLSQRITNQVHGLKGLNSKLLDIRSYLERVAAGKLPINHQIIYQLQDVFNLLPDVNLLEFTKAFYLKTNDQMLVVYLASLIRSVVALHNLINNKISNRDAEKKEGQEKDDGKKEKKDEKEKKDEKDKADGAKKDEKKKK, encoded by the exons ATGCCAGAGTTAGCGGTGGAAAATGTGGTTGTACACCCGCTTGTGCTGCTCAGCGTGGTTGATCATTTTAACAG GATAGGAAAAGTTGGAAATCAGAAACGAGTGGTTGGTGTCCTTCTCGGGTCTTGGCAGAAAAAGGTTCTCGATGTTTCAAACAGTTTTGCAG TGCCATTCGATGAGGATGACAAAGATGACTCTGTGTGGTTCCTGGATCATGACTATTTGGAGAACATGTATGGCATGTTTAAGAAAGTCAATG CTAGAGAAAGAATAGTGGGCTGGTACCACACAGGACCCAAGCTTCACAAGAATGACATTGCCATCAATGAGCTCATCAAGCGCTACTGTAACAACTCG GTGTTGGTTATTATAGACGTGAAGCCCAAAGATCTCGGTTTACCTACAGAGGCATACATCTCCGTGGAAGAAATACACGAT GATGGAACTCCAACATCCAAGACCTTTGAGCACGTCACCAGTGAGATTGGAGCTGAAGAAGCAGAGGAGGTTGGAGTAGAGCACCTGCTCAG AGACATTAAGGATACCACTGTTGGCACACTGTCGCAGCGCATCACAAACCAGGTTCATGGCCTAAAGGGCCTGAACTCAAAGTTGCTGGATATTCGCTCGTACCTGGAGAGGGTGGCAGCAGGCAAACTCCCCATCAACCACCAGATCATCTATCAGCTGCAGGATGTGTTCAACCTGCTGCCGGATGTAAATCTGCTG GAGTTCACCAAAGCCTTCTATTTGAAGACGAATGACCAAATGCTGGTGGTGTACCTGGCCTCGCTCATTCGCTCCGTGGTGGCTCTGCACAATCTGATCAACAACAAGATTTCCAACCGAGACGCAGAAAAGAAGGAAGGACAAGAGAAGGACGACggcaaaaaagagaagaaggatgagaaagaaaagaaagacgaGAAAGACAAAGCCGACGGCGCCAAAAAAGacgagaagaagaagaagtga